The genomic window gagatggtggaggtgAATGGAGGAGATTCCTGGATGGGTTCCTGCCTTGAATACCAACCACGTGATGCTATGCTCAACCTCCATCTCTTGCTGTCCATTGCTGTTATCCGACATTGTCTCTGCATCTTCACTTGCATTCTCTTGATagcctccatctcgaccGAGCCGTACCGATTCTCGCCCCGTTCCCCACAGACACTGCAAGTCGGCATTAGGCTCGGCAGGGAGGATGAGAGGATGAACTATCCCGCCCACCACTGAGTGTAGGAGCACTTGAACACACGACAGCCCTATAATTCACAGACGATGTGCCAGTCCATTGACATGGTGCAGGACAATGTCAATGGCCAGATCAACATCTGATGGAGAACACTAGCATATTGACGTGATTCGGCTATCAGGCGAACAAAGCATTATCAAGAGGGAAATCTATATCATGGAGCATTGAAAGCATTGAAAACGTCGCTGTCTTTGGCTAGAGTGTTGTGGGTAATCAATCTTGTGAGGTAGGATTCTAGATCTATTTGTAGGACCATCCCTATCGTCGATCAACGTTGACCACGACCAAGCAAATTCCTGCCCTTTCAATTCTTCCTGTAACAATTAAACAGACGTCAAACATGCAAGGCCCAAATTTAATCCGCTCAGGATCGTCCACGCCATCGTGCATCGGCGGTGCATCATCCACCCGTCACCGTCACTGCCACTGCACGCACCGATAAGATAGCACCACCGCCCCGTCTCCCGGTCAACCGCCGCGCCCCGATAAACAATCCACACCTGCACCGCAACGGCCTGAACCTATCTATCCGTGACTTGTCAACCACCTGTTACCCCGgtttttccttttcttctccCGCAATGGCATAGTCTCATCCGGCATCTTAGTCTGTTTCCTTCTTCACCGTCGGTGAAGTCTCTTGTTTTCGTTCTTATGTTCTTCAGCATCCTCTTTACCCAACGCTTTGTCGTTTGTCCTTGATCAAGCCAGTGCCAGTCTAGCTGTCAATCGGACTGTCTCAAGACGACAATGAATCCCACCGAGGTCAACAGTTTCGAGCCGGGCCGACGCCCAAGGCCCAAGTCATCGATACTCGAATCCTTCATGAACCGTCGCCAGGCCTCCAACGAAGACCGCCCTCCTCTGAGTCCCTTTGAGGGCACCACGCCTCCGATACAGCCCAAGATCATGGCATTTGAGAACTTTTCCAACCCCGGAGCCCTGGCTGAGCTGCAGCGCAATCAGCAGGAGCCCATCCCTCGCTTCCCCAGGCGAGACGATCGAGACGACCGTGGCCGATCACCATCACCGACCAAGAACAGTTTCGGCAACTTTACTGTCATCACGGCAGCTGGCAATGACACCAAGGGAACCAAGTCCCGCGACGTCTCGCCAACCAAACCCAAAAAGACCAAGTCGGGAACCAACTTGGCTGGTTTGCTGAGGCCCAAGACCCTCAAAAACCTAGGCAGGTTCGGATCCGACGAGGACATGAattccaaggacaaggagaacagAACACCCGATGAACCACCAGCGCCCACCCCCATATATGCCCAGTTCACATCAAACCCTCTGAGCCAAGAGCCACGGAGTCAACGTGCAAGTCTCGACGCAACAAGGAAACCGAGCGACCAGGACCTTTACATGAGCAATCGACCTGTGGTCAGAGAGAGACCAAAGTCATTCCACCCCGTGCATACCAAGATGGACTCACCACCGTCGCCAACAAAGGCCCGCTTCCCGAACGAGTCCCGAAAGGGCTCCAAGGACTCGACCGAGTCCAAGAGTAAGAGTAGCCGCGGCAAGGTCCTGAGTGCCTTTACATTCACCCACGGCCGATCCAAGTCCATGTCGACCGTCGCCGAGCCCACCGAGAGGGTGCTCGATCCTAAGGACATCGACAAGCACCTTGAGGCCATGTTGGATCGACGAAACATTCCAGAGAACCAGAGGTACAAGATGCGAAATTTGagcaacaccatcaagatGGAGTTTATCCGTCAGGACTGGGCCGAGATGCAGGCTTTGAGGGCTGAAAGGCCCTGCTCTACTGACAGTGTGAACAGCAACGGCTCGGTTGATGCGGGCACGTACGAAGACAAGCCGAAGCGATCACGAGGAAAGAGTTTTACGCTCTCTCGAGGAAAAAAGGACAAGGAACCGAGCTCGCCCGTCAAAAAGTCCAAGGGAGACGGCACGCTTGGGCGCCACTTTAGGAGCAAATCGACCGATAGCGTGATTAGTGAAGCTCCTCCTGGATCAAGCGGATCAGCCAACTCGGGCATCCTCTCCAAGATCAAGCTCCAACAAGGCCCGGGTGACTATGTGGCCTATCTCAGAAAGGTCCAGAAGCCTGAGCTCGTCGAAGTCGGCAAGGTTCACAAGCTTCGACTGTTGCTGCGGAACGAAACCGTCGCCTGGATTGAAGACTTTATCCAGCAGGGCGGCATGAAGGAGATTGTTGGTCTCCTCAACCGTATCATGGAGGTTGAGTGGAGGTGAGTTCTGCCATCGGTCATAGCTGGGATCATGCTGACATGTTGTAGGGAGGAACATGAGGATGCGCTTCTTCACGAGAACCTTCTATGTCTCAAGGCATTGTCGACGACTGCTCGCGCCATGCAGTATCTCGACACGATCCAGGGTGACTTGTTTCCCAAGCTCCTCCACATGCTGTTTGACCCTGAGAAGAAGGGTCCTAGCGAGTTCACCACGCGCAACATCATCACGTCTGTCCTCTTCACATACATCGAGTCTGCAAGCCCGACTGAGCGGGTGACGAGAGCAAAGAATGTCCTCTCACATTTGCGAGACCCAGAACCCAAAGAAGACGAACGTCCGTTGCCGTTTGTCCTCGAGATGAGGCAGGAGAGGCCATACCGCGTATGGTGTAAGGAGGTTGTCTGCGTGACAAAGGAAGTCTTTTGGATATTCCTCCACAACGTCAACGTCGTAGACCTCCCCTCGGAGCGCCCCTCATCGGCAGACTCCAACCCTGGTCCATATACCTACATGCTCCGGCACTTCCCTCAGGAGCGCCCTCCTGTGCCGGCAGCGCCGTACGTGGGCGGAGTGGAATGGGATGCGACCAACTACCTGGCTTGCCATCTCGATCTCATGAATGCGATCCTGGCGTGCACACCTACAGTCGAGGAGCGTAATGCTCTCCGAGCGCAGTTTCGCATTTCCGGATGGGAACGCTGTCTTGGAGGTAGTCTTCGCCTCTGCAAGGAGAAATTCTATGGAAGCGTACACGACGGCCTTCGCACGTGGGTCGCAGCGGCCGCTGAGGATGGCTGGGATTATAAGGATGTACGATATGGGCCGCCACCGGAGTCCCGGGGTTCGCCAAAGAAGGCCGGAGGGGGGCAGAAGAAAAAGGTTGAGCAGGCGCCAAAGATTGAGATGCCCAAGCTCGACTTTGGTCTGGATAAGCCGCCGGCGCCGAAGAAGGACGAGTGGCTGTGATAAGTCTGGAGACCGGAatgtttcttctttctttgtGTATGGTTGTTTGGGACATTGTTGGTAGTCTGGTTGCGtctgcttgatgatggcatgtTAATGAACTGATGACACGGCGTTATCGAGTGTGTATGTCGTCCTTTCACTCGTTATGGTACATATAAGCGTATTGTCCAGCCAGCCACTGTGTCCATGGCTTGGCCATCACAGGTTACTTCGGTGTAGCTTAAAGGCCTCGTAGACTGTCACCCCCCTGAGAAcatcctccttgaccttgtcgtcgGCCGACGTCAGCCTGGGCAGCAATTCGACCACCGCAGACACCTTGTCCTGAGGGATGACGACCACCCCGTTGATTGGATCGCTAAATGCCAGGTCGCCTGGAGACACGAGGGTTCCGTCAATGTCCAGAGGTACCTGGGTGGCCCAGGGCACACTTCCGGCACCGGCTCCGACAGTGGACAATCCACGGGCCCAAATCTGCAAGTCTCAGAGTTTGAAAGTAACCAGGTTCATGGGACTCACAGGCAAGGAGGTGCTCTTGAGTTCCTCGATATCCCTGGCGCGCCCAGCCACGATAATGCCCTTGGCTTGGCACACCTTCATGCGAACTGCCATAATACCACCGCAGACGGCATTCTTCTGACCCTCTGGCTGCTTGAGAACGACAATCGTTCCTGGTTGTGTCAGATCAGCCCAGTGAACACCGCTGGGAATGTTCTTTGGCTCTGGCAGATCTTCTCCTTTGCGAGCGAACAAGACTGTCGAGACTGGAGCGATGGTAACCGAAGCCGGCTTGCTCTCCGGGTGGCTGTAGAGGTCAAGGTCGGCAATGAAGCCGGCACCGGGCACCTTGAGCTTTAGGAGGGCATCTGAGATATCACAAGCAGTGTACTGCTGAAGCTTGGCAATGTTCTCGGCGTGAGAACCCATGTTGACAGGATAAGGACAACAAGTCGGTGAAGAATAGAGGCTCAGGGGCTATCTGTCGTCGTGTGAAGCTGCGATAATCGCAGGAGGATCAGTTGTGATGGAGCTGGGAGCTCCGTGACTCCGGAGCCTCCATCAACCCGGAGGTCCAATCATGTTCGGTACCAGCACATGTCGATGCGAGACCTTGTCAGGATGGTGGGGAGGCAGCGAGGGGCTTGCAGAAGCCAATCATGGAGACGTGGGATTCCGCCTCGCGGACGGAAGCTTGAGCGGAGCTTGTTGCGGCTGCGAGGGAGGCTGCATAACCCTAGTTTAGGAGCTACTGTATGGAGCTCGCAGATGACGTCCCTTGTTGGCTCTTTTCTCCTCTCTGATTCTCTCGACTCAAGCGGGGTCGTAGGACAAGAAGAGAACGCATTGACGGGCTATCAATTCCAGTCCAGGTATCAATCGGTGACGGAGGAGGCTCGGCTGGTGAGAAATGACGTGTCTCTTGAACAAGGGATAGGTGACGGAGGATGGGAACCGTCCTGTCAACGGCCCCAGCCGCAATTGACGTCCTGGGCTCTGCATTGCCGAGTCATGATGAGGCATTGGAACcaggttgttggtgtttcAGGGAAAATTCAACTTTTCAACCCCGCCTTAAGTTGTAAGCGATTGACGGTGAATGGTGAGAAGGCAGGTGCGCATGCAGGGCTCAGCAACTCAGGGCAGGTACTTATTAGACCTATCCAAGGCCTTGAGCTGCAATGCATCATGCTCGCTTGTTCCTATAGATTCCGAGATTGGTGATGATTACCAAGTGCTCGATCTATTGTCGTCAAGGATCCTACAAATGTCCCCAGGCGCATGGAACACTCCAGGGTCCGACCTGACGCAGGACGATGCACCTGGCATCACTACGGCCTAGCACGGCGGGTTGAGCTGCTTTATGCACAGGAACAGGATCCGAATCTCATGGTACAGAGGATAGCGCGCCTTTGCTGCCCACATCAGCTGTTGTCTTCTGTTCCCAGACAGTTAGGCCCTTCTAGTCTGTTGCTGGGCGGGGCCGAGGCTGGGATCCATGGCTGGACGAGTTGGTCTGGATGCTGAGCCTTTGTTGAGCGTAGATGCGATGCTGATCAGTTTCTAGTGCATGACACCCCAGACTGAGACGCGACGAACCCAAGCCGCGCCGCACCGTACCGTGCCGTTCTCGGTCAGCCGTTGGTGCTTGTCCGAGAGCTGGGGCAGAGACCATCCCGGTTGTCCCGGTCTTGAGGGTTCAGTCGATTGATGGGTCCTTCTGGATCCAATGCAGCTAGACAATGCATACCATATTGTAGAGACGTATCCGTAGTTGGCGTGGGATGAATTGCCCCTCTTCTGAGGCATCATGATTCGTGGTGTTGAGTCCCATGAGGAGCAGCATCAAAATAAAGCACACATGCTGGTGCCATATCCCGCCAGGACTGAGTCGATATTTATGACTGCTGGTCTTGTGTCGTGAACCCACTTGGTTGGGCTGAGGTTGAGCTGGTGGATGCCGGAGCCTGGGTCTAGCTTTCGCTAAGCCGGCCAAGACCAGTCGGGTGATGGACGAGGTTGACAGGCCACACGCCGGATATGATTCCCGTAAGGGTTTtgatgagggagagagagtgTGAGAGGGAGACACTTTGGGGGAGACGAGGTTGATTGTAACTGTTGCGTTCAGGTCTCCGTTTCACGGACGATGGGCAGTCGCCGGATCTACTAGATacgggaggggaggggcttTGGTCCTGGTCCTGTGAGGGGCATCAGGATCCTCGCTCGGAGGAGTTGATGTCAAGGTTGCAACGAGCTCAGCGTCGGGGCCAGGGTCTGGCATGCCAGGGGTATATGAGAGAATGCTTGTACTGGTATCAGGGCAGAGTGTTGGTGGCTGTGGTGTTTGAAGTTGATGCGTGTATAAAGCCCGATGGTTCTATCCGATTGCTTGCTTGGGCAGCTCACAGCCAGGTCTCTGAACAAGCCGTAGGCATGGATGTATCTCGAGACACAACGGAACTGCGTCGAGCACGTGGTGGACTGTTTCAAGAGGACCCAGGACGCAGATGATGATATTCATTGGTCGACTCTGGCCCCGGAAAGTGACAGTCACCCAACGTGGACCGCGACCGTGGACCTCCTGGCAGATCAGCACCGCGGCTCGGCCCAAAAATCGATCCGCAGCGCCCAACTTTGCATCTCCAACCTTACTCCATCCACTGACTGACACTGATTCCTTCCCTCATCCCTCCCACACATCAGCCGCTCTAGCCAGCCATCCAGCTGGAGACAGAGTACTGTACCGTTCGTTCTAGTCGCCGTACTGCATCTGCCGCGACTCTAGACATCACACCATCGCCGCCTGTCTTGTCTCGCCCGCCGCCTGCCCACAAATCGAAATCGCCCGCCAACTCGATCAAATCGCCGCCTCCCCCACCTGGTTACGGCATCGCTTCCAGCCACCAGCCACCTGGGAGTTTACTCCTGCTGCCTTGGTCCTTGGTCCTTGGTCGCAGGCCTCCCTCCTGTCTCTCTCCAGCTGTCTCTGCCGTCCACCCATCTTTCCCTTGGTCTACCCAAACTTGGTCGCGCCTTGGCCTCCAGCTACCGCTACCGCTACCGctaccttgcccttggcttcttctcctgccTACCCAACTCGCAACAGTCCAGTCCAACAGTCCAAACGACCCACCCcccaccagcaccagcaccaggcCCCAAGGCCCAGAGGCCAACCCGGCCGCAGAGCCACTCGCTCCAAGATCTCGGAGCTACTAAAAGCTGCCTGCACGTCCTGACCTGCCGGTACGGAGCCTGGAGCCATTCGTCCACGAGCTAGGGTCGCTTGAACCCTGTCCGCGACAATGTCGATAAAGTAAGCCTCTTTCGCGAGCCTCTTCCCCTTGAGCCTTTCCTCTCCCCGTCTTGTCTTGTTCTACCTTGGCCCTTGGTCTCTTCCGTTCCCGCCCAGTCTCCGAGGCCCATCCTTGCCCGTGGCTCTCCTCCGTTCCGTCACCCTCCCGCCCGTCACCTCCGTGCCTCTCCGTCACCCTCCGCTCTATACCAACCCGTCCTGTCCTTGCACCTCCGTCCTATCCCCcccgtcccgtcccgtcctGTACACGGCGCCCACGGCGTCCGCGGCATAGTCCGCCCGTCGACCGCCCCGCCATCTACGGCCCATGGAGTCATGGACCCCGCCCTACAATGGACAACCCTCACGACTATTTGATTACGAGCCGTCCTCCTTCGCGGCCCGTCGACCCTGACAATGCCGATAGCTGGGTTATGCTTAACCAAGGCGGCTTCGTCAAGCTTGGCAATGAACGCATCTTGATGAAGCTCGACTCGAGGATCTCATGCGACCTGTCTGTGCCCCAGGAGCTGAGATCACGATGCACCTCGTTCCAACGGAAAAGCGATAGGGGCACCCTTTTCCTTACCAACAAGAGAGTGAGTTTGTTCTGCTCCCTTGGCCGTCACCTTCTGACCTTGTAGATCGTGTATCTACCATCGAAACCTACCCAAGAACCAAAATTCGAATCCTTTAGTGCCCCAATCTTAAAATTCCAAGACTCTAcgacctcgtcctcgatGTGGTGGGGATGGGTCTGGAAGTCAGATTGCATCCCAGTATCTGGGGGTGGCATTCCCCCAGACATTCCACGAGTCGAAGTCAAGTTCACCTTTTCCGACGGCGGCATGACGGACTTCAATGAGACCTACATCCGGTTGAGGGAGCGTCTCTTCCAGTATCAAGAGATGCGCCGCGAGATGGGCCCTGGCGCTGATGTTCCCGATGAGCCTCTACCAGCCTACGAGGCCCAATCTAGTCAACCAGCCACAGCCACTTTGGATACGCGGCCAGATCGATCCGACAGTGCCGCCAGCCGGAGGGCGCCAGATGAGCCACCACCAGATTATGACGAGGCGCAAGCCCAGCAGTTGAATATCCGGCTGGAGGATCACATTCGGGGCGAGATTGACAGGGGAGTATACGAACGCGATGATTAACGGCCGCATTTCGACCACATCGAGGACTGGTCAAGATACCAAGATTTGAGCACTGCATTATGAACTGTCTTTTTTGTACCGCCGGGACTTTTGTATCGTAGCGATGGCAGACCTGCTCACATGATTTACGTTTGTCAATGGCTATCAGATTAGAAGAAATAAGATGATAGATCAAGCAGGCTGGTAATGATTATTTGTTGCGGCTAAAGTGCGGGTCAATGATGACATAATCACCGGAAGACTGGAAGACGCTCGGATCTTGAATCACGTGCGGTATTTTTGACAAAGCCGGGTGCCCCTCAGCCAATCAAACTGCCTCAATTACCTAGGTTCCGGATCAGTTTTCATTTCGTGCCTCTGGCCGAGAGCTTCCGACCTCTTACGATCAGGAACGACAACGACACCTCAATCGAAACCACCACTCGCCATTGTGAATTCTTCCGCCTGTCGCAATGGGTATCTGGGACGCCTTCACCGATATTGTCGAGGCCGTGACGCCATGGAGCGTCGTCGAGGCTGAGGCTCCTGCCGAGCCCAAGGTACGGCTTTTTCTCACGCATTTTCTCTCACCCCATCAATTGCGTCACGCACCGGGCGAGGGCGCGGCCAATACCCCGTGAATCCATCGACAAGGCTGACAATGCATAGGAGGAGCCCGAGGCCGAaaccgagaccaaggacgagcccgaggaggaggccgaggaagaggaggaggaggaagaggatgaggatgaggaggatgaggaggagctcgtcGACCCCAAGGATACCCTCGAGGAAGGTTCGTCATACCAATTCATACGAATCGAACGGGATACTTTGTCGTCATCGATCCGAACTGGAATTCCAACATGCTGACGCATCGACAGAGTGCCGGAACTCTCCCCAGTGTGCTCCCGCCAAGCACCACTTTGATGAGTGCGTTGAGCGTGTGCAGCAGCAAGAGAGCGAGGGTGGTGCCAAGGAGGACTGCGTTGAGGAGTGTATGTCACACAGCGAGACTGCTGGTCTCGACGCCCAATCCTGCACAATTGCTAACATGTATAGTCTTCCACCTGGCTCACTGCGCGACCGCCTGCGCTGCCCCTAAGCTTTGGGCTAAGCTCAAGTAAACACTCGATCAACCGAGTCATCCGATGCGAACGATTCGTATTGACGAGATGACTATACCACGTCGAGACGCCATGCCGGAACGAGGCAAAGGATACTCTTGCGGGGGCTTCCTTGTACGATTGGTCGTCTGTTGGATGCCAAGTCCAGAGCACTGTCTGACGGCGGCTCTCTCTGTATCATACGCTGCAACGCCTGAATAGATTTCTTTCATCGACTTGACTAAGGCCAGTTTGTCTTGGCTGGTACCCAATGGATGGTGATTCGGTCTGGATGTTTCCCGGGCAGATGGCTCCTACATTCGTAGTTGTAGACTGTTGGGTTCTGCTTTGGCTGCCACACTAACGCAAGTCATGTTGAGCCCTCAAGTTGGTGTATCGAGGACAGCATTATCCCGATGTTGCACACGGGACATTGCAGGAACTGTAGTACAACTAGGGCCGTTGGACATGCTGCGTTTAGACGAACCAACTTGAGCATCACAGCATGTCGAAATAGCCTGGAGATGATGTGTCTTGTGTTTTGCATCGGAACCCGGCCCTTGAGAGCACAGTCTTATTAAACTCGTTATCCGTTATCCACAGTCAGATCGAGGGACCATGTCAAAGCATTGACAAGCCAACGTTGACAAGCCAGCATCGACAACATGGCCAGCATTAGCAGCTTAAGCGACAACGCACACTGAAACCTCGCTGCCAGGTAAACTGCATGCCGTCGTCTATTCTATTCTTGGGTCTTCGGAGGAACGCCTGCATGTGCCATGGCCAGAGACCGGTCCGACCCCCATCACGCAGTGGTCGCCAGATCGAGGCTCTCGGATCCTGCTTAGCGTGTCAATCAATTCAGATGCGGCATGGGCAGAACAGATAGTCTGGCCATCATGTGAGATTTCTCAGATGTGACTTGGCAGGTTTTGCGAACCGAGGCGGCCAAATCGGGCAATGATGCCGGCGTGATGAAACCCCGTGCCCCCGCTTCCAGaggacggcgacggcgactGGTGGCAGCGAGCAGCGAGCAGCGAGCAGGAGAGCGGCGCAGGACATGGCACGCATGGCTCTTTTGTAGGAGATCGAAAGGGGGAGATATGGCTGATATAGTCAAGGGCTTGGTTGGCTGGAGTCTAAAACGCCGCTGCGGCATGCCTCCCGTTGTCTGGCAGTGACCTATCAGCGTCCAAGCGCAGTCCGTTATGGTTGTAGTGCGTTGAGGATTCAGGAAGGTGTTCGTCAGGGAGGTGCAAGCGCAGGACGGATAGCACTTGCCCTGAATGTTGTCACCTCGGCCGGCTTAAGATCTCCCCTCTTTTAGAGACGGTAGATCGAGTttctccatcctccatctccatctccgtctccatctccatcatctatcGTCGGACTTGCTTCGTTCCCGTCGCCGGAGGAATAAGAAGAGAAAATCACAGAAGCAATTATATACCCCTGCTCTGCCAAGCTGAAACGGCCCAACACCACGCGACAGTTGCGAGAGCAAGCCAGTCGAACCAACAACACGCTCCGGCTCCGACTCCGTGTCAGCGCAGCGAGGATCCTGGTAGTAACTCAGGTAATAAATACCAAGGGTGGGACAACGGTTCGGCACAGACCCCAGGACTAGACTCGACGAAACGAGACGGCATCCATGAGGCGATTGTGAGGTGACCTGGACCTCGAGACAACCTCCGGCGAATCCAGGAGAGATTCAGTTGAGCTGCATGTGCTTCTCCTTCCCGTCGATCCCCTGAGTGGAGTTGCTTTTGGTGGTGATTATAGCCATCACCGGACTGTTACTACTGCAACTCGGCCGCGATCTACTCATTTCGTCGCTGcgaccgccgccgccacgaTAAACATCTCCGACACTGCTCACCACTCCTTGCCACTGCCGACTGCCCTACTCTCTTTGATCAAGTTTTGGGACCTGCAGTGTCCCTGAAATACCAGCCGTCGTCTCCACTACATCAGCAATCCACAATCTCACGGTCTCTTCTTGAGTCGACCTTTTCCATCGCCAACAACGCATGCGCGCccaagaagagaagcaagGGCGGCATAAGCGGCTCTTTGAATCATTCTCCATCATGAACAACGACGGCGTCGGTGGTCGCTTCTGGCGAAAACAGAAACTCG from Fusarium falciforme chromosome 2, complete sequence includes these protein-coding regions:
- a CDS encoding Drf-GBD domain-containing protein, whose translation is MNPTEVNSFEPGRRPRPKSSILESFMNRRQASNEDRPPLSPFEGTTPPIQPKIMAFENFSNPGALAELQRNQQEPIPRFPRRDDRDDRGRSPSPTKNSFGNFTVITAAGNDTKGTKSRDVSPTKPKKTKSGTNLAGLLRPKTLKNLGRFGSDEDMNSKDKENRTPDEPPAPTPIYAQFTSNPLSQEPRSQRASLDATRKPSDQDLYMSNRPVVRERPKSFHPVHTKMDSPPSPTKARFPNESRKGSKDSTESKSKSSRGKVLSAFTFTHGRSKSMSTVAEPTERVLDPKDIDKHLEAMLDRRNIPENQRYKMRNLSNTIKMEFIRQDWAEMQALRAERPCSTDSVNSNGSVDAGTYEDKPKRSRGKSFTLSRGKKDKEPSSPVKKSKGDGTLGRHFRSKSTDSVISEAPPGSSGSANSGILSKIKLQQGPGDYVAYLRKVQKPELVEVGKVHKLRLLLRNETVAWIEDFIQQGGMKEIVGLLNRIMEVEWREEHEDALLHENLLCLKALSTTARAMQYLDTIQGDLFPKLLHMLFDPEKKGPSEFTTRNIITSVLFTYIESASPTERVTRAKNVLSHLRDPEPKEDERPLPFVLEMRQERPYRVWCKEVVCVTKEVFWIFLHNVNVVDLPSERPSSADSNPGPYTYMLRHFPQERPPVPAAPYVGGVEWDATNYLACHLDLMNAILACTPTVEERNALRAQFRISGWERCLGGSLRLCKEKFYGSVHDGLRTWVAAAAEDGWDYKDVRYGPPPESRGSPKKAGGGQKKKVEQAPKIEMPKLDFGLDKPPAPKKDEWL
- a CDS encoding UCR-hinge domain-containing protein, producing the protein MGIWDAFTDIVEAVTPWSVVEAEAPAEPKEEPEAETETKDEPEEEAEEEEEEEEDEDEEDEEELVDPKDTLEEECRNSPQCAPAKHHFDECVERVQQQESEGGAKEDCVEEFFHLAHCATACAAPKLWAKLK